The Desulfurococcaceae archaeon DNA window AAGCCCCCAAGAGGCTGGACGACCTGGTGGAGTACCTAATTAGCATTGAAAAGGGGGAGTTAACACCTTACCACGAGCAGATGATGTCTAAGTTGAAGGAGAAGGGCGTGTCGGCGGTCGTTGTCGAGCACTACAGCACCGCTAAAGCGGCATCCCAGCAGGGGCTAGTACCTGAAGTCTTGCCGGGCTTTCCCCAGGCACTGTACATTAGGAGTATTGCACCGGAACTAGCAGTCAAGTACGGGTTTGCGAGCAGTAGGGAGGAGTTCTTCGAAAAGCTTCACGAAGTGATGCTAGAGTACACGAGGCGGAAGCTGAGGAGAGAAGCGCAGAAACGAGACCTCTTGGCTGTGCAGGCGATTAGAGCAATAGACGACATCGACAGGACAATAAACCTGTTCGTGGCGAGGCTTAGGGAGTGGTACAGTATACACTTCCCAGAGCTAGATGAGCTGGTTAGAGACCACGAGATGTACGCAAGGCTCGTGTACGAGCTGAGGCACCGATCCAACTTCACCAAGGAGAACTTAACAAAGCTCGAAGTGCCGGAGGACAGAGTGGAAAAGATCGCCGCGGCGGCATCTAGCAGTATCGGCGCCGATTTAGGCGATTTCGACCTAGAGTACATATCCATACTCGCTGATATCGTGCTCGGCATGTACAAGCTGAGGGAGACGCTCGAGAAATATATCGATTTCGTGATGAAAGAGGTATCGCCTAATCTGTGTGCACTCGTGGGCCCGAAACTCGGAGCCAGGTTATTGAGTATTGCAGGCGGGCTCGAAAAGCTCGCTAAATTACCAGCAAGCACCATCCAAGTACTCGGCGCCGAGAAAGCGCTATTTAGGGCGCTCAGGACGGGAGGTAAGCCGCCCAAGCACGGAGTAATCTTCCAGCATCCCGCCATACACAGAAGTCCAAGGTGGCAAAGAGGTAAAATCGCAAGAGCGCTTGCTGCGAAGCTGGCTATAGCGGCCAAGGTGGACTTCTTCACGGGTAGGCATATTGGCGACAAGTTGCTAGCAGAGTTTCAGCAAAGGGTTGAGGAGATAAAGAAGCTGTACCCGAAGCCGCCGCCGAAAGCTGAAAGGCCTCGAGCACCCGCGGAAAGGGAGAGGAAGAAGGAGAAAAGGAAATGAAGGTGGTGAGGCACCGTGAGCTCCGTTACTTCGATTAAGCACCACGACAAGTACTTTGCCGTATACGTAGTTGAA harbors:
- a CDS encoding C/D box methylation guide ribonucleoprotein complex aNOP56 subunit (functions along with aFIB and aL7a; guides 2'-O-methylation of ribose to specific sites in RNAs) encodes the protein MSSRSKAYIVETVLGIFAVADDNSVVEYVEAPKRLDDLVEYLISIEKGELTPYHEQMMSKLKEKGVSAVVVEHYSTAKAASQQGLVPEVLPGFPQALYIRSIAPELAVKYGFASSREEFFEKLHEVMLEYTRRKLRREAQKRDLLAVQAIRAIDDIDRTINLFVARLREWYSIHFPELDELVRDHEMYARLVYELRHRSNFTKENLTKLEVPEDRVEKIAAAASSSIGADLGDFDLEYISILADIVLGMYKLRETLEKYIDFVMKEVSPNLCALVGPKLGARLLSIAGGLEKLAKLPASTIQVLGAEKALFRALRTGGKPPKHGVIFQHPAIHRSPRWQRGKIARALAAKLAIAAKVDFFTGRHIGDKLLAEFQQRVEEIKKLYPKPPPKAERPRAPAERERKKEKRK